A region from the Cryptococcus gattii WM276 chromosome H, complete sequence genome encodes:
- a CDS encoding uncharacterized protein (Similar to TIGR gene model, INSD accession AAW45451.1) encodes MAPKLRVLVSSSSAYPPTAPITVNSSTPTPISTPGFEGNVWVFVKDYAGDHKEGNGKEYFEEDGRGGMTYGIVVKGKFLEDLTADEVVFGNTFERSIKDSLPWGTSVATKFIFIDPTLELDIYADKPWALSPALATMNYLSLEDSSKVEKDLVVKENSLEFIKSKSNDNGTAVPNPKEGNEKTEINARRKWLANKENREKIKLGKHVAVGMEFANGLLDFNTLSATLPPPFNVQFPLIKYWDGQPVTYVCQRKAPKGQSPVGQDVFWSVAFEIVDDDLKKELEKRGGKGAAGEEGAKTEEQEGERKETAKGKGNGDDKDEKVSDDVD; translated from the exons ATGGCCCCAAAACTCCGCGTTCTCgtttcttcctcctcagCCTACCCGCCCACCGCCCCTATTACCGTCAATTCCTCCACGCCGACGCCCATCTCCACCCCAGGTTTTGAAGGGAACGTCTGGGTCTTTGTCAAGGATTATGCAGGGGATCATAAAGAAGGGAATGGGAAAGAGTACTTTGAGGAGGACGGGAGAGGGGGGATGACTTATGGAATTGTTGTCAAAG GCAAGTTTTTAGAAGACCTCACTGCGGATGAAGTGGTGTTTGGTAACACATTCGAGAGATCAATAAAAGATAGTTTACCATGGGGTACAAGTGTTGCTACAAAGTTTAT CTTCATTGACCCTACTCTCGAACTCGACATCTATGCCGATAAACCATGGGCCCTCTCCCCAGCTTTAGCGACTATGAACTACCTCTCGTTGGAGGACAGTTCCAAAGTTGAGAAAGATTTGGTGGTCAAAGAAAACTCATTGGAGTTTATAAAGTCCAAATCCAATGATAATGGAACGGCTGTGCCAAACCCCAAGGAAGGGAATGAAAAAACCGAGATCAATGCTCGACGGAAATGGTTAGCGAACAAGGAGAATAGGGAGAAAATCAAGCTTGGGAAACATGTGGCGGTAGGTATGGAGTTCGCCAACGGTCTTTTAG ACTTCAACACCCTCTCCGCCACCCTTCCACCCCCATTCAACGTCCAATTCCCCCTTATTAAATACTGGGACGGTCAGCCAGTCACTTACGTCTGCCAGCGGAAAGCGCCCAAGGGTCAGAGTCCTGTAGGACAAGATGTTTTTTGGAGTGTAGCATTTGAGattgttgatgatgaccTTAAGAAAGagttggagaagaggggTGGGAAAGGGGCAGCGGGCGAAGAAGGGGCAAAGACTGAGGAGCAAGAGggagaaaggaaggaaaccgcaaagggaaagggaaatGGGGATGATAAAGATGAGAAAGTTTCAGATGACGTTGATTAG
- a CDS encoding ketoreductase, putative (Similar to TIGR gene model, INSD accession AAW45449.1) — protein MVADTVHVGRHLAGHPSVHLFGHEIILDVSIPALILSTVGAAFLLRYTLSIFRLFLELTVLPGKDIKSFQSRKGETWAVVTGCTSGIGLEFARQLAAKKFNVILVGRRQSALTDLSKEIESKYCVQTKSVTVDVSTPGSARDDALAELELLAQNLDVGVLINNVGASHQMPVAFHETERSEMSRIIETNVSWTYLVTRSILPSMVARSKQKGAPKSLVITIGSLSGRIPSPLLASYSGTKAALATWTKALAEEVKPQGVIVELVQAAFVVSNMSKIRKPSPFVPTPAPFVRSTLNSIGLPRGAQGRPHERTPFWSHAILDYAVGFAGYVSEMAGIKVILGMHNDIRKRALKKAARDAKKAE, from the exons ATGGTTGCAGACACAGTACACGTCGGTCGGCACCTTGCAGGACACCCTTCTGTCCATCTCTTTGGGCACGAAATAATCCTCGACGTGTCCATCCCGGCACTTATTCTCTCCACTGTCGGAGCCGCTTTCCTCCTCCGATACActctctccatcttcagGCTTTTCCTTGAGCTTACTGTCTTGCCCGGGAAGGAC ATCAAATCGTTCCAGTCTCGAAAGGGAGAGACATGGGCCGTGGTTACCGGGTGTACTTCAGGTATCGGCCTCGAATTCGCTCGACAGCTTGCCGCCAAAAAGTTCAACGTCATTCTTGTTGGTCGCAGGCAATCTGCTCTTACTGATCTTTCCAAGGAAATCG AGAGCAAATACTGTGTCCAGACCAAATCTGTTACTGTGGACGTTTCTACCCCTGGTAGTGCTCGAGACGATGCGCTCGCTGAGCTTGAGCTTTTGGCCCAAAACCTTGACGTGGGTGTCCTCA TCAACAATGTTGGTGCATCACACCAGATGCCTGTCGCTTTCCACGAGACTGAGCGTTCCGAGATGAGCCGTATCATCGAAACC AATGTCTCCTGGACCTATCTCGTCACCCGCTCCATCCTTCCATCCATGGTCGCCCGCTCCAAGCAAAAGGGCGCACCTAAATCCCTCGTCATTACTATTGGTTCGCTCTCCGGACGTATcccctctcctctccttgCGAGCTACTCTGGTACGAAGGCCGCTTTGGCTACTTGGACAAAAGCGTTGGCCGAGGAAGTCAAGCCTCAGGGTGTGATCGTTGAGCTTGTCCAAGCTGCTTTCGTT GTATCCAACATGTCCAAAATCCGAAAACCTTCACCCTTTGTCCCCACCCCAGCGCCATTTGTCCGCTCAACCCTCAACTCTATCGGTCTTCCGCGCGGTGCCCAAGGTCGTCCTCACGAGCGCACACCCTTCTGGTCTCACGCTATCCTGGACTATGCCGTTGGGTTTGCGGGATATGTGAGTGAGATGGCGGGCATCAAGGTTATCCTCGGGATGCACAATGACATTAGGAAGAGGGCTTTGAAGAAGGCTGCTAGGGATGCGAAGAAGGCGGAGTAA
- a CDS encoding transcription regulator, putative (Similar to TIGR gene model, INSD accession AAW45497.1), with protein sequence MATLAEHRAFLNSILDRQAERRRLIDPDTVFPTQPVICGRIPRAISHTASYNDEGEGEGRARKYNVVNYVKEEETIRNDYCEWYGATGECGSSFIMGAEGEDICSEYPALKKLMNLKAQLVSSNSHPPLYVPLSHEPHRDSLLSTFSNLRFDVFRINPSLNWAGIADLPIKQISSDPAVVFLWVGRGDQEGLERGRECFARWGFRRAEDIVWVKTNKNKNSDESAAASGALFANQKEHCLMGIKGTIKRSVDVRFAHCNVDTDIIVWEDSGDPEGPRYPPYLYTLIENFCLGTRRLEIFGRPNLARPGWVTAGLEPFSSSVSTPRQNSVQLFDSQTYTSFIPESDGKPILPFSPEIDQLRPKSPVRKPQRYNNPSGGNPNNLSGGGIGNTGSRNQGGSAVNGRPSPAPRFAQNGGSSGSGTPMGNRPNLVMPNQPSPIDFSQTQGRMSPVNPMMMQGGPSMEQIMAANMGMGMGGMGGTGMGMNGPMNMMMGMPVGNQYGYGMGINGGQPGFGPPFGAGMGMPMGMGMGVGMGMGMPMGMDMGMGHMGNMGFDVMMPGQGHVFGHQQQQQLPQIFGNPQMGPRFGGWHGQGGQGQW encoded by the exons ATGGCAACGTTAGCCGAGCATCGCGCCTTCCTTAACTCCATACTCGACCGTCAAGCAGAGAGGCGGAGGCTCATTGATCCCGACACGGTATTCCCAACTCAACCTGTCATATGCGGTCGTATACCAAGAGCTATCTCACATACAGCTTCATATAATGATGAAGGCGAAGGCGAGGGAAGAGCCAGGAAGTATAATGTTGTCAACTATGtcaaggaggaagagacTATCCGAAATGACTATTGTGAATGGTATGGCGCTACCGGCGAATGTGGGAGCAGCTTCATAATGGGTGCAGAAGGTGAAGATATATGCTCCGA ATACCCGGCCCTCAAGAAGCTCATGAATCTCAAAGCTCAGCTCGTCTCAAGCAACTCTCACCCTCCGCTCTACGTTCCACTTTCGCACGAACCTCATCGCGACTCTCTTCTCTCGACATTCTCAAACTTGCGATTCGATGTATTTCGGATAAACCCTTCATTGAACTGGGCGGGTATTGCTGATCTTCCAATAAAGCAAATCTCGTCTGATCCTGCTGTTGTGTTCCTCTGGGTTGGCCGAGGTGACCAAGAGGGCTTGGAAAGAGGCAGGGAGTGTTTTGCGAGATGGGGTTTCAGAAGGGCGGAGGATATCGTATGGGTCAAGACGAACAAAAATAAGAATAGTGACGAAAGTGCAGCAGCTAGTGGTGCTTTATTTGCCAACCAGAAAGAGCACTGTTTGATGGGAATCAAGGGAACTATCAAGAGAAGCGTAGACGTGAGGTTTGCACATTGCAACGTGGATACGGATATCATTGTCTGGGAAGATTCTGGAG ATCCTGAAGGGCCAAGATACCCCCCGTACCTCTATACCCTCATTGAAAACTTCTGCCTCGGTACTCGCCGTCTCGAGATCTTTGGTCGCCCCAATCTGGCTCGCCCAGGATGGGTGACCGCAGGCCTTGAGcccttttcctcttcgGTCTCGACTCCCCGTCAAAACAGCGTTCAACTGTTCGATTCCCAAACTTATACTTCTTTCATACCAGAATCAGATGGCAAACCCATTTTACCATTCAGCCCTGAAATAGATCAATTGCGCCCCAAATCCCCTGTGCGCAAACCTCAACGTTACAATAACCCGTCTGGCGGTAATCCCAACAACCTATCAGGTGGTGGAATAGGTAACACTGGATCTAGAAATCAAGGCGGATCAGCTGTCAACGGGCGACCGTCCCCTGCGCCCAGATTCGCGCAGAATGGTGGAAGTAGCGGGTCAGGTACTCCTATGGGCAATAGGCCCAACCTAGTAATGCCCAATCAACCTTCTCCAATAGACTTTTCGCAAACTCAAGGCCGAATGAGCCCGGTGAATCCCATGATGATGCAAGGCGGCCCGAGTATGGAACAGATAATGGCCGCCAACATGGGCATGGGCATGGGCGGTATGGGAGGTACGGGAATGGGTATGAATGGGCCTATGAATATGATGATGGGGATGCCGGTAGGAAATCAGTATGGTTACGGGATGGGTATCAATGGTGGACAACCCGGATTTGGCCCGCCCTTCGGAGCAGGAATGGGGATGCCGATGGGAATGGGAATGGGAGTAGGAATGGGTATGGGTATGCCAATGGGCATGGATATGGGGATGGGACACATGGGAAATATGGGCTTTGACGTTATGATGCCTGGTCAAGGACATGTGTTTGGgcatcagcagcagcagcagttGCCACAAATTTTTGGGAATCCTCAGATGGGCCCGAGGTTTGGAGGATGGCATGGTCAGGGTGGTCAAGGACAATGGTAA